GCTCGGCGGACACCGCCTCTTCGCCGCCGCCGCCGTCCTCGAGCTGGCCGCCGCCGCGCTCGTCCTCCGCATCTCGCCCCACGAGCCCCGCCTCCCGGCGTGATACCCTGCGCGCGATGCGATCCGCGCTCCTCGCACTCGTCCTCTGCCTCTCGTCCCTCCCCGCCGCCGCCCAACCGGAGGTCTTCTTCGGCTCCGGCGGCGACGTGCCCAACCTCAAGGAGGAGGACTTCGACCGCCGCTTCCTCAGGACCGGCGTGTACCAGGCCCTCTCCCAGGGAACGAACGATCCCAACTGTGCCCACCTTCTCGGCGGGCTGCTCACGCTCCTCGGGGAGACCGCGCCCCTGCTGCACAAGCGCGACGAGAACTTCTACCTGGATCCCCTGCTCGTCCAGGCGCTCAACACCCAGCTGAGCACCCCGCGCTTCCAGGCCAACGCGTACCTGGTGGCCATGGTGCGCCGCGTGCTGATCGACCGGAAGCTGCCCCCCACCTGGTTCCAGACCGCCGCCGCCCTCGGGCCCGTGGTGCTCACCATCGACGTGGGCAAGCTGCGCTTCCTCTCCGAGGGCCTCCAGCCCATCGACAGCTTCTTCCTCACCCTGCCCGCCCTGCGCGAGCGCTATGAGATCGAGGTCCGCCGAGCCAACGCCACCGCCGCCCGCTCCGCCGAGAAGATGTTTCGCGAGAGCTACCTCGACCGGCAGGTGGCCTTCGGGGGCCTCGAGCTGATCGACCTCGACATCGAGAAGCCCAAGAAGAAGAAGCCCGCCAAGAAGCGCAGGGGCGAGCCCGTCGTCGAGGAGGAGCCCGAGGCCCTCACCGCCGTGGCGAAGCTGGTGTGGTACCCCACCCCCGCCGACGAGGGAGAGCTCAACCCCTTCGGCACGCCCAAGAAGCGCCCCACCGTCAACATCACCGCGAAGCTCGCGCCCCAGCAGTACCTGGACCTGAGCCGCATCCCCAAGGGCACCCAGCTGATGGTGCGCGGGCGGTTCTGGGGCTTCAAGAAGGCGGTGGACGAGCTGGAGCTGCGCGACGGGCTCATCTTCCAGGACCGCAACTGGTCCCAGGGCAACGTGCTGGCCGATCCCAACGCCGTGGCCCGCTGCCCCTTCGCCATCAACGATCTGATGGGCGCGTCCCCCGAGCAGTCGGGCGCCTTCGGCAAGCCGAGCCGGTAGGGCGTCCCGCCCGTGGGCTCCCCGTCCACGTCCCGGGAGTCCACCCCCCTGTCCCTCCGTCGAGCCCTCCCTGGCATGGGCCGTGCTCCCCCTCGGGTCCCACCCAGCACCGCGAGGGCTCCATGAAGGTCGACGGACACCCCGAGACAGCGCCGGCCCGACCGGCCTCGGACAAGGGACGTTTCCAGGAAGCGCTGAAGAAGGCCCCACCGGAGACGGTGAAGCCACCGCCCCAGGGAGGACAGGCCCCTCGGAGCCTCGTCACCGCTCCCCGGGGAGCGACCGCAGCCCTGGCCACCACCGCGCTGGCACGGACACCGCGGCGAGGCGCCTTCGCCAGCGCCGAGCACCTCGGCCAGGTCCGCCAGGGCCTGACCGCCGAAGCCCACCGGCTCCGGGACGTGCGCGGAGATGCCCATCAGACGCAACAGGAGCGGGTGCGGCAGCGCGTGACCGACCTCATCGCGAGGGAGCTCGCCCGGGAGCCGCGCGCCGAGCCGGGAGCTCCCCGCCCCACCCCCACCTCGCCGGGCCCCGAGACCCCCGCCTCGCTCCCTCCCCCGGAGGCGCTCTCCGCCACGGGAGGCGCACAGCCGGGAGGCGCCGGGGGGGCGGCGGCCGTGGAGCCGTCGAATCCCGAGGTCCGCGTGCAGGCGGCCCTGGAGCTCATCGAGCAGATCGAGCTCTTCGTGAAGTCGCAACGCCCCGCGCTGGCGATGCGCCTGGGGGGAACGCTGGATGCCACCGTGGAGGTGGAGCGCACGGGCGAGCGCGAGGTGTCCCTGCGCATCCAGGGGCGGCGCGGACGCTTCCCCCAGAAGGACCTGGCGCGCCTCCGCGATGAGCTGGCCGCGCGCGGGCTGAAGCTCAGTGCCCTGCTGACGTCTTGAGCCGGACTCCGAACATGAAAAAGGCCCTGCCGCCTCTCGGCGGAGGGCCTCGGACGCCTGGGCGGCGGGACTACTTGCCGGGCTTGTCCAGGAGCTGGCCGCGCTTGCCCTTCTTGTCCTTGAACTCCTCGGCCTCGGGCAGGGGCGCCTTCTTCTCCGCGATGTTCGGCCACTGGGTGGCGAACTTGGCGTTCAGCGCCTTGTACTCGCCGTACTCGGCGGGCAGGTCCGACTCGGGGAAGATCGCCTTGGTCGGGCACACCGGCTCACACGCACCGCAGTCGATGCACTCGTCCGGGTGGATGACCAGGAAGTTGGCGCCTTCGTAGAAGCAGTTGACCGGGCAGACCTCGACACAGTCGGTGTACTTGCACTTGATGCAAGGCTCGGTGACCACGTAAGCCATTGAAATATCTCCTCTTGGACTGAGTCCGTGCGCGCGCGCACAGTACATGGGTTGGGACGGGGGGGGCACTCCCTAAATGAAGTACCCCTGAAGCCTACTCACCCCAGGATCCCCTGGGCACGCATCAGTTCGGCTACCAGGATCGCTCCCTTGGCCGCTCCCATCTTCGTGTTGTGGGACACCAGCAGATACTTGAAGCCGTTCTCCAGCACGCTGTCCTCGCGCACCCGGCCCACCGTGGTGGCCATGCCCGCGTGCGTGTCCCGGTCCAACCGGGGCTGCGGGCGGAACGGATCCTCCAGCACCTCGATCCACCGCGGCGGCGCGGACGGGAGGTTGCGGGACACCTCGGCGCCCCGCCACTCGCGCATCGCCTGAACCACCTCCGCCACGGACGCCTTGCTCGCCAGTGACACGAACACGGACTCGGTGTGACCCTCCATCACCGCCACGCGGGTGCAGGTGCACGACACCCGCACGTCATGCGAGGCGATGGCGGCCCCCGCGGCGTCCAGCGTGCCGAGGATCTTCTTGGTCTCCACCTGGACCTTCTCCTCCTCCTTGGGGATGAAGGGGATGACGTTGTCCAGGATGTCCAGGCCGATGACCCCGGGCGAGCGGCCCGCGCCGGACATGGCCTGCATGGAGGTCATCACCACCGCCTTGATGCCGAAGCGCTCGGCCAGCGGGGCCAGGGTGATGGCCATGCCGGTGGTGGTGCAGTTGGGGATGGGGACGATGTAGCCCTTCCAGCCGCGGCGCTTCTGCTGCTCGCGCACCAGCCGGGCGTGATCGGCGTTCACCGGGGGGATGAGCAGCGGCACGTCCGCCTCGTAGCGGAAGGCGCTGGCCGCCGAGAACACGGGGATGTCCCGCGCCAGCCGGGGCTCCATCTCCTTGGCCACGTCCGACTCCACCGCCGAGAAGGCGATGTCGTAGTCCTTGGCCTGGACCTCCTCGCCACTCACCACCTTCATCTTCGCGATCGACTCGGGAAGCGCCTCGGGGACGAACCACGCGGTCATCCCGTTGGAGGCTTTGAGTGCGTCGGCGTAGGCCTTGCCCGCCGAGCGCGGCGAGGCCGCCAGCCCGGTGAGCTCGAGGGTGGGGTGATCCTTCAACGCGGCGATGAACTGCTGGCCGGCGAGTCCAGTGGCGCCAATGAGGACAGCGCGAAGCTTGGCCATGGTGTCGGAGACTCCCTTTCTCGTGGGGGTCGAGAGATGGGGGTCCTTTACACCCTTTGACGCCGGACTGCTACGCACCGCGGCGCAAGCGTGCCCCGCCCGGGCTCAGCACAGCCCGCTCGCCGAGGCCCCGCCCAGATGGCTCTCGGTGGGCAGCCCGTGGGTGATCCACCCCTGGAGGCCCCCATCCAGACACACCGCGTTGAGCCCCTGGTGGTTGAGCAGCCGGCAGACCCGGCGCGCATCCGAGCCGTCCGGGGCACACCCACACACCACGATCAGCTCGTCGTCGGGGAGGATCCCCGCGTCCCGTAGAATCTCCTCGAAGGGCATCCACAGGGCACCAGGGATATGCAGGCCGTAGCGATCCCAATCCTCGGGATCACGGCAGTCGAGCACGAGTACTTCCTCGTCTCCGAGCCGCACATAGAGCTCGGTACAAGGCATACGGGGATCCACCACCCGGACCTCCTGCTGCGGTGTCTGTCCCGCAGAACGAGGAGCCCCCGCCTTCCCTTCCCCAGGCCTGCCCGT
The sequence above is drawn from the Archangium gephyra genome and encodes:
- the fdxA gene encoding ferredoxin FdxA codes for the protein MAYVVTEPCIKCKYTDCVEVCPVNCFYEGANFLVIHPDECIDCGACEPVCPTKAIFPESDLPAEYGEYKALNAKFATQWPNIAEKKAPLPEAEEFKDKKGKRGQLLDKPGK
- the asd gene encoding aspartate-semialdehyde dehydrogenase, which produces MAKLRAVLIGATGLAGQQFIAALKDHPTLELTGLAASPRSAGKAYADALKASNGMTAWFVPEALPESIAKMKVVSGEEVQAKDYDIAFSAVESDVAKEMEPRLARDIPVFSAASAFRYEADVPLLIPPVNADHARLVREQQKRRGWKGYIVPIPNCTTTGMAITLAPLAERFGIKAVVMTSMQAMSGAGRSPGVIGLDILDNVIPFIPKEEEKVQVETKKILGTLDAAGAAIASHDVRVSCTCTRVAVMEGHTESVFVSLASKASVAEVVQAMREWRGAEVSRNLPSAPPRWIEVLEDPFRPQPRLDRDTHAGMATTVGRVREDSVLENGFKYLLVSHNTKMGAAKGAILVAELMRAQGILG
- a CDS encoding rhodanese-like domain-containing protein, with translation MDPRMPCTELYVRLGDEEVLVLDCRDPEDWDRYGLHIPGALWMPFEEILRDAGILPDDELIVVCGCAPDGSDARRVCRLLNHQGLNAVCLDGGLQGWITHGLPTESHLGGASASGLC